From a single Andrena cerasifolii isolate SP2316 chromosome 8, iyAndCera1_principal, whole genome shotgun sequence genomic region:
- the Raf gene encoding serine/threonine kinase raf oncogene: MAVIGEQRYCTAIRENAYTEFSCRRFEVAAARSPSPSSSTLSSGRRRRQRKKPSRSPARIAMSSSRGSGPDSGELSDSEDGYLDTDPLRYELRNIQNVIHVTRQNIDALNNRFAGFQHPPSIYLNEYQELTSKLHDLESKEQKLNEMLNAGRVSSSASISESESREASTTPRGHRIPMRSLLRAYLPNQQRTSVQVREGLSLRDALAKAMKLRNLTTQMCVVYSLGADNSKYLTSWDTDISLLNCDEISVEILDKFPITTSISHNFVRKTFFSLAFCECCRKLLFQGFYCRSCNYRFHQRCAGGVPALCHQVRMQDAYYKALLAHNLESTTGILQLPSDYSLSRSMSPSLAPSRNQRHPRSLGQQDRSSSAPNVCFNMVKPSGDSANLDEYSRSQSLGRPVGINQTAVSPGSSPTKYSQSTQASPTSTLRPKRPRARSADESSKNLLAPRESIEDWEIPADEILFAARIGSGSFGTVYKAHWHGPVAAKMLNVKIPTAAQLQAFKNEVAVLRKTRHVNILLFMGCVSKPQLAIVTQWCEGSSLYKHLHVFETKFDLFTLIEIGRQTAQGMDYLHAKNIIHRDLKSNNIFLHEDLTVKIGDFGLATAKTRWSGSQQFHQPTGSILWMAPEVIRMQEENPYSFQSDVYAFGVVLFELLSGQLPYSHVNNKDQILFMVGRGNLRPDLNKLRSDTPKALRRLTEDCIKFSREERPIFRQILASLEGLSRGLPKITRSASEPNLNRTQLQSDDFVYTCASPKTPVNFQFGAFSFYPSGGNI; this comes from the coding sequence ATGGCCGTGATCGGCGAGCAGAGGTATTGCACGGCGATCCGTGAGAACGCGTACACGGAGTTCTCGTGTCGTAGGTTCGAGGTTGCGGCAGCCAGGTCGCCGTCCCCCTCGTCCTCGACGCTGTCATCTGGTCGTCGCCGCCGACAGAGGAAAAAGCCGTCGCGCTCACCTGCACGGATAGCCATGTCCTCGTCACGGGGCAGTGGCCCCGACTCCGGGGAGCTCAGCGACTCCGAGGACGGTTACCTGGACACAGATCCTCTAAGGTACGAGCTGAGAAATATCCAAAATGTGATACACGTTACTCGCCAGAACATTGACGCTCTGAACAATCGCTTCGCCGGATTCCAACATCCACCCTCTATATACCTGAACGAGTACCAGGAGCTGACCAGTAAGTTGCACGATCTAGAGTCCAAGGAGCAGAAGCTCAACGAAATGTTGAACGCTGGAAGAGTGTCCAGCAGCGCCTCCATATCGGAGAGCGAATCTCGCGAAGCCAGCACCACTCCTAGAGGGCACAGAATTCCTATGAGATCTTTGCTCAGGGCGTACCTGCCTAATCAACAGCGTACAAGCGTGCAGGTACGCGAAGGACTATCTCTAAGAGACGCGCTCGCCAAGGCGATGAAGTTGAGGAACTTAACCACGCAAATGTGTGTCGTGTACAGCTTGGGCGCGGATAACTCAAAGTATCTTACTTCTTGGGACACAGATATCTCTTTACTCAATTGCGATGAAATATCGGTGGAGATCTTGGACAAGTTTCCCATAACTACTTCCATCTCGCACAACTTTGTGCGCAAGACTTTCTTCTCGCTGGCGTTCTGCGAGTGCTGTAGAAAGCTTCTCTTTCAGGGATTTTACTGCAGATCGTGCAATTATAGATTCCACCAAAGGTGCGCAGGTGGAGTACCCGCCCTGTGTCATCAAGTACGCATGCAGGATGCTTACTACAAAGCATTGCTTGCGCACAATCTTGAAAGTACTACCGGGATTTTGCAACTTCCTTCTGATTACAGTTTAAGCAGAAGCATGTCCCCGTCTCTGGCTCCCTCGAGGAATCAAAGGCATCCACGTTCCTTGGGGCAACAGGATCGCTCCAGCTCTGCGCCTAATGTTTGCTTTAATATGGTGAAACCAAGCGGAGACTCTGCGAATCTAGACGAGTACAGTAGATCTCAGAGCTTAGGTCGCCCGGTCGGTATAAATCAAACCGCAGTGTCGCCAGGTAGTAGCCCCACAAAGTACAGCCAGTCGACGCAGGCCAGTCCCACCAGTACTTTAAGGCCAAAGCGACCTAGAGCAAGATCAGCCGATGAGTCCTCTAAAAATCTGCTGGCACCTAGAGAATCTATAGAAGATTGGGAAATTCCAGCGGATGAGATCTTATTCGCTGCTCGCATTGGATCAGGCTCATTTGGAACGGTGTACAAGGCTCACTGGCACGGACCCGTGGCTGCGAAGATGCTAAACGTGAAGATACCCACTGCTGCCCAGTTACAAGCGTTCAAAAACGAAGTCGCAGTTTTGCGCAAAACGCGGCACGTAAATATTCTGTTGTTTATGGGATGCGTTAGCAAGCCGCAGCTGGCAATTGTTACTCAGTGGTGCGAGGGCTCCTCGTTGTATAAACATTTGCACGTATTTGAAACCAAGTTCGATCTGTTCACGTTGATCGAGATTGGAAGGCAAACGGCGCAGGGTATGGACTACCTGCACGCAAAGAATATCATTCATCGGGACTTGAAGAGTAACAATATATTTCTGCACGAGGACCTCACTGTAAAGATTGGGGACTTCGGTTTAGCCACAGCCAAAACTAGGTGGTCCGGCTCCCAGCAATTCCATCAGCCAACTGGATCTATACTTTGGATGGCGCCAGAAGTGATACGAATGCAAGAGGAAAATCCGTACAGCTTCCAGTCCGATGTCTACGCGTTCGGCGTTGTTTTATTCGAATTGCTGTCTGGTCAGCTACCGTATTCCCATGTTAACAACAAGGATCAAATACTGTTCATGGTTGGGCGCGGGAACCTGCGCCCCGACCTGAACAAATTGCGTTCGGATACGCCAAAAGCACTGAGGAGACTCACAGAGGATTGCATCAAGTTCTCCAGGGAGGAGAGACCAATATTCCGCCAGATCTTAGCCAGTCTAGAGGGCCTTTCGCGCGGGCTACCGAAAATCACGAGATCGGCGTCCGAGCCGAACCTGAACAGGACGCAGCTGCAATCGGACGACTTTGTATACACCTGTGCATCGCCAAAAACTCCAGTGAACTTCCAGTTCGGAGCATTCTCCTTTTACCCTTCCGGTGGGAACATATAG